A window from Salvia miltiorrhiza cultivar Shanhuang (shh) chromosome 2, IMPLAD_Smil_shh, whole genome shotgun sequence encodes these proteins:
- the LOC131012058 gene encoding stress response protein NST1 yields MFNTPLKLYVSRIRINSAPRFVPPNLGCVIGQARNSEFSASLVKNVSPYTGIGLSVSCKRLYSCRAVKKDPNRRAIQSDFSEKANATVNIDSKDDKETQTDKTSHGNKGRVPWNKGLKHSEETRERIRRNTKEALKDPKVRKKMSEAPRVLSNQTKVKIRASLTKLWGRRLRLKRSREKFLQLWGESIALAAKKGGVDQQELEWDSYEQFKREVALQNAEEAKMKELARVRKERAAKVKAALKTARLAEKKREREENAKVRQECTRKRNKWSKEEKEKLVEFEEEKLKERLMKIQRKKSRISVVSSEHERRWEKFEVDLAEGKHLHKDISLADQIRFAKKRRAQLMLDKL; encoded by the exons ATGTTCAACACTCCATT GAAGCTTTATGTTTCTCGAATTCGTATCAACTCTGCACCCCGATTTGTTCCCCCAAATTTGGGCTGTGTGATTGGGCAGGCAAGAAATTCAGAATTTAGTGCATCCCTTGTGAAGAATGTATCTCCCTATACCGGCATTGGCCTTTCAGTTTCGTGTAAACGACTATACTCGTGTAGAGCTGTTAAAAAGGACCCTAATAGAAGGGCCATACAATCTGATTTTTCAGAGAAGGCCAATGCTACTGTAAACATCGATAGCAAGGATGATAAGGAGACGCAGACGGATAAGACTAGTCATGGAAACAAAGGGAGAGTTCCATGGAACAAAGGACTAAAACACAGTGAAG AAACTCGTGAGAGAATCAGGCGTAACACAAAAGAAGCCTTGAAAGACCCCAAG GTAAGAAAGAAGATGTCTGAAGCTCCTCGAGTTCTCAG TAATCAGACGAAAGTAAAGATACGTGCGTCCCTCACAAAGTTATGGGGAAGGCGCCTAAGATTGAAGAGGTCGAGAGagaagttcttgcagttgtggGGTGAAAGCATTGCATTAGCTGCTAAGAAAGGAGGGGTGGATCAGCAAGAACTGGAATGGGACAGCTATGAACAATTTAAACGAGAAGTAGCCCTCCAGAATGCGGAGGAAGCAAAGATGAAAGAGCTGGCACGTGTACGGAAGGAGAGAGCAGCAAAAGTGAAAGCAGCGTTAAAGACGGCGAGGCTGGCTGAGAAGAAAAGGGAACGGGAAGAAAATGCTAAAGTTCGACAAGAATGTACTAGAAAGAGGAACAAATGGTCgaaagaagagaaagaaaaactGGTTGAATTTGAGGAGGAAAAACTCAAGGAGAGACTAATGAAG ATTCAGAGAAAGAAATCGAGAATCTCAGTGGTAAGCAGCGAGCATGAACGAAGGTGGGAGAAATTCGAGGTGGATCTTGCAGAGGGGAAGCACTTGCACAAGGATATTTCACTTGCGGATCAGATTCGTTTTGCTAAGAAGAGAAGAGCACAACTCATGCTTGACAAGCTTTGA